A portion of the Candidatus Abyssobacteria bacterium SURF_5 genome contains these proteins:
- a CDS encoding HEPN domain-containing protein: MRPPEDIKRKLIAEWLRKADSDTDLAEHLMAEGAAFANSIAFHSQQAAEKYLKAFLTSHQVAFPKTHERTVGSCRDLQCEPCCFIT, encoded by the coding sequence ATGAGGCCGCCTGAGGACATCAAGCGTAAGCTTATCGCTGAATGGCTTCGCAAGGCTGATTCCGACACGGACTTGGCTGAACATTTGATGGCGGAGGGCGCCGCTTTCGCCAACTCTATTGCTTTTCACAGTCAACAAGCCGCCGAAAAATATTTGAAGGCCTTCTTGACATCACATCAGGTAGCATTCCCAAAAACACACGAAAGAACTGTTGGATCTTGCCGAGACTTGCAATGCGAACCTTGCTGCTTCATCACGTGA
- a CDS encoding serine/threonine protein kinase yields MAKQIGQILDERYRITNLLGGGMAYVYLLEHIETGERRAAKTVRDEFLKDAAMVARFRREMKIWVAIGSHPNIVRAYSVKEIEGRPFLFMEWVEGGSLFDFIKKRALLPVERLLQIAEEIATGLVYVHNCMTPDGIRGIVHRDLTPANVMLDRNGTIKISDFGIARAVDSTVLTGTCDMLGTFPYVSPEQFDCPHEVDKRTDIYSFGALMYHLSCATPPFVGSNWNELAQKIKTAVPVAPAELRKDLPEGFSKMLMQCLEKKPEDRVQDFADVMAIVGTLQMDGTTRKDADANVCLSRILDAAEREAAASGIDMVDPMHLLMSIASNERETFSCWLQETKVDAIDFAENLRCCIEHKEKAEIPKNVRFKRSAQRVMALARSLSEQDGAPAPDARHILQALLQEPSVQETVHKALHVAHASNVVEKLLEVFKRKK; encoded by the coding sequence ATGGCAAAACAGATCGGACAGATTCTTGATGAGCGGTATCGAATAACTAATCTTCTCGGCGGCGGGATGGCATACGTGTATCTGCTGGAGCATATTGAAACCGGCGAGAGGCGGGCGGCCAAGACCGTGCGCGACGAGTTTCTGAAGGATGCCGCGATGGTAGCCCGTTTCCGGCGCGAAATGAAGATATGGGTCGCCATCGGCAGTCATCCGAACATTGTACGGGCTTACTCGGTGAAAGAGATCGAGGGGCGTCCCTTCCTCTTCATGGAATGGGTCGAGGGCGGCTCTCTTTTCGACTTCATAAAGAAGAGGGCATTGTTGCCGGTCGAACGGCTCCTGCAGATTGCGGAAGAGATTGCCACCGGCCTCGTGTATGTCCATAACTGCATGACGCCGGACGGAATTCGCGGCATCGTTCATCGAGACCTGACGCCGGCGAACGTGATGCTTGACCGAAACGGCACAATCAAGATTTCGGATTTCGGGATAGCGCGCGCTGTCGACAGCACGGTCCTCACCGGAACCTGCGACATGCTCGGCACGTTTCCCTACGTATCGCCTGAACAATTTGATTGTCCTCACGAAGTTGACAAGCGGACCGACATCTATTCATTCGGGGCGCTGATGTATCATCTTTCGTGCGCGACTCCGCCGTTCGTCGGCAGCAACTGGAATGAGCTGGCCCAAAAGATCAAGACAGCAGTTCCCGTTGCTCCGGCGGAATTACGAAAGGATTTGCCGGAGGGCTTTTCAAAGATGCTCATGCAGTGCCTGGAAAAAAAGCCCGAAGATCGAGTTCAAGATTTTGCGGATGTCATGGCAATCGTCGGAACCTTGCAGATGGATGGAACTACAAGAAAGGATGCGGACGCCAATGTTTGTCTGAGCCGAATTCTCGATGCGGCGGAAAGGGAGGCCGCAGCCTCGGGCATCGACATGGTTGATCCAATGCATTTGCTTATGTCGATCGCATCGAACGAGCGGGAGACATTCTCGTGCTGGCTTCAGGAGACCAAGGTGGACGCGATAGATTTCGCCGAGAACCTTCGGTGCTGCATTGAGCACAAGGAGAAGGCAGAGATACCAAAGAATGTTCGGTTCAAGCGTTCGGCCCAGAGGGTCATGGCGCTGGCGCGCTCATTGTCCGAACAGGACGGAGCTCCGGCGCCAGATGCGCGCCACATTTTGCAGGCGCTGCTGCAGGAGCCTTCTGTCCAGGAAACCGTACATAAGGCGCTTCATGTGGCGCACGCGTCAAACGTGGTTGAGAAATTGCTGGAGGTTTTTAAGAGAAAGAAATGA
- a CDS encoding tetratricopeptide repeat protein: MDLISSLETKILQNPNEPSLYYSLGKAFLAQRDLKLAAASFKKAASLAPKEVRYHLRLGQVCVKMRQPESAIREYNAVLAVDPDNISAHMHLGLIFEFFCFWPSGMTKEIFRAVKSSFDFSFAAGLEYLATATLRSDSIEAELPAQLNQFNIFADETSSDTAQFLADTASFPCRNVGGRTERRFRTIGGETVMERKSHRCSAAIAPEP, translated from the coding sequence ATGGACTTGATTTCCTCTCTCGAAACGAAGATTCTCCAGAATCCGAATGAACCTTCCCTTTACTACAGCCTCGGGAAGGCCTTTCTCGCCCAAAGAGACTTGAAGCTGGCGGCGGCATCCTTCAAGAAAGCGGCCTCCCTCGCGCCCAAAGAGGTCAGGTATCACCTGCGGCTCGGTCAGGTATGTGTGAAAATGCGGCAGCCCGAGTCGGCAATCCGCGAATATAATGCGGTCCTCGCCGTCGACCCCGACAACATCAGCGCGCACATGCACTTGGGCCTCATCTTCGAGTTCTTCTGCTTCTGGCCTTCTGGAATGACAAAGGAAATTTTCCGCGCTGTCAAGAGTTCTTTTGACTTTTCCTTCGCTGCCGGTTTAGAATATCTGGCAACGGCGACCCTCAGAAGCGATTCAATCGAAGCAGAACTTCCTGCGCAACTAAATCAATTCAATATCTTCGCAGATGAAACGTCATCAGACACGGCGCAATTTCTTGCAGACACTGCCTCTTTTCCCTGCCGGAATGTGGGCGGCCGCACAGAGCGGCGCTTCCGAACAATCGGCGGCGAAACCGTCATGGAACGCAAAAGTCATCGTTGCTCAGCGGCCATCGCTCCTGAACCCTGA
- a CDS encoding DUF362 domain-containing protein yields the protein MKRHQTRRNFLQTLPLFPAGMWAAAQSGASEQSAAKPSWNAKVIVAQRPSLLNPDKTPAGDKIKKILDEAVVALSGKSDASSAWKSFFSSGDVVGIKVNCLAGRDLSSHPELVAAIVEGVASAGIPKEKIIVWDRTEHDLLSAGFSLKGLDGARVLATDSRGAGYESDIEFSGEIGSCFSRIISRICTAIVNVPVLKDHDLAGVSLGMKNFYGAIHNPNKYHDNNCNPFVADLCAHPYIKNKLRLVVCDGLIAQYHGGPAPRPQWAWPAATLLVADDPVAADKIGWDIIEQKRKEKGMKPLKESGREPKYIETAEERGLGTADPGKISKLSVS from the coding sequence ATGAAACGTCATCAGACACGGCGCAATTTCTTGCAGACACTGCCTCTTTTCCCTGCCGGAATGTGGGCGGCCGCACAGAGCGGCGCTTCCGAACAATCGGCGGCGAAACCGTCATGGAACGCAAAAGTCATCGTTGCTCAGCGGCCATCGCTCCTGAACCCTGACAAAACACCCGCTGGCGACAAGATCAAAAAAATTCTGGACGAAGCTGTTGTCGCTTTATCCGGAAAATCGGACGCCTCCTCCGCATGGAAAAGCTTTTTTTCTTCAGGCGATGTGGTCGGCATCAAGGTGAACTGCCTCGCCGGACGCGACCTGTCGAGCCATCCCGAACTCGTTGCGGCCATTGTTGAGGGAGTGGCGTCGGCCGGAATCCCGAAAGAAAAAATCATTGTCTGGGATCGGACCGAGCACGACCTGCTATCGGCGGGGTTCTCACTAAAAGGCCTCGACGGCGCGCGGGTTTTAGCAACCGATTCGCGCGGCGCCGGCTACGAGTCCGATATCGAATTCTCCGGCGAGATCGGCTCCTGTTTCAGCAGGATCATCTCGCGCATCTGCACGGCAATCGTTAATGTGCCCGTCCTGAAGGACCACGATCTGGCCGGCGTCTCGCTCGGCATGAAGAACTTCTACGGCGCAATCCACAATCCGAACAAGTATCACGACAACAACTGCAATCCGTTCGTGGCGGACCTGTGCGCGCACCCGTACATCAAAAACAAGCTGCGGCTGGTCGTGTGCGACGGCCTGATCGCGCAGTATCATGGCGGCCCGGCTCCGCGCCCGCAATGGGCATGGCCCGCAGCCACGCTGCTTGTGGCTGACGATCCCGTCGCCGCGGACAAAATCGGTTGGGACATCATCGAGCAAAAGCGAAAAGAAAAAGGGATGAAACCGCTGAAGGAAAGCGGCCGCGAACCGAAGTACATCGAAACGGCGGAAGAGCGGGGATTGGGAACCGCCGATCCAGGAAAGATCTCAAAACTTTCTGTCTCTTAG
- a CDS encoding GxxExxY protein, producing the protein MDLDRLTERIIGCAYTVSNTLGAGFVEKVYENALAIELRKAGIRRQQQFPIKVKYEGEVVGDFTADIMVEDTVILELKAVRAFDEGHVAQCMNYLRATGFPICLLINFGKPKVEVKRIVQDF; encoded by the coding sequence TTGGATTTGGATCGATTAACGGAAAGAATAATTGGATGCGCATATACAGTCAGCAATACACTCGGAGCCGGATTCGTTGAAAAGGTCTATGAAAACGCTTTGGCGATTGAATTGCGGAAGGCTGGCATAAGAAGGCAACAACAGTTCCCCATCAAGGTAAAATATGAAGGCGAAGTAGTTGGCGATTTTACAGCAGATATAATGGTTGAAGATACTGTTATCCTGGAACTAAAGGCAGTTCGCGCGTTCGATGAAGGACATGTTGCGCAGTGTATGAATTATTTAAGAGCCACGGGTTTTCCAATATGCCTACTCATTAACTTCGGCAAACCAAAAGTTGAAGTAAAAAGAATTGTTCAAGATTTTTGA
- the amrS gene encoding AmmeMemoRadiSam system radical SAM enzyme, producing MILRRDFLVKAGVTVAGVGGSIAALKWLNRGGKAQVSEVSAAGEAAAGESLPEAPSDIFVREAMHYKKLEEGKVECEVCPRACKVAPKERGYCGVRENFGGSYKTLVYGRACSINVDPIEKKPLFHFLPGARALSLATAGCNIECKFCQNWEISQFRPEQVRSIHFPPEAVVAKAIEGRIESIAFTYTEPVVFYEYMHDTAKLAKEKSIKSVMISNGYIKEKPMSELCEHLSAVKIDLKAFTEKFYSEMCSGKLQPVLDTLKLLKKKKMWFEVVVLIIPTLNDDPGEIADMCAWIVTELGPDVPIHFTRYHPTYKIKNLPPTPIRTLDRAREIARKAGLNYSYVGNVPGHEGESTYCPNCQRAVVRRVGFGIASVELEKGKCKHCGWTIAGVWT from the coding sequence ATGATTTTGCGCAGGGATTTTCTTGTCAAAGCGGGAGTTACCGTTGCCGGGGTTGGCGGGTCGATAGCCGCTTTGAAATGGCTGAACAGGGGCGGCAAAGCGCAGGTTTCCGAGGTATCGGCGGCGGGCGAGGCGGCGGCCGGAGAAAGTCTCCCAGAGGCGCCGTCGGACATTTTCGTTCGCGAGGCGATGCATTACAAGAAACTCGAGGAGGGCAAGGTCGAATGCGAGGTCTGCCCGCGCGCCTGCAAGGTGGCCCCGAAAGAGCGCGGCTACTGCGGCGTCCGCGAAAACTTCGGCGGCTCGTATAAGACCCTCGTATATGGGCGGGCCTGCTCGATCAACGTCGATCCAATCGAAAAGAAACCCCTCTTTCATTTCCTTCCCGGCGCGCGCGCCCTTTCGCTCGCGACCGCCGGCTGTAACATCGAATGCAAGTTCTGCCAGAATTGGGAGATTTCGCAGTTCCGGCCCGAGCAGGTGAGAAGCATCCATTTTCCGCCGGAGGCCGTCGTCGCGAAGGCGATCGAGGGCCGGATCGAGTCGATCGCGTTCACATATACCGAGCCCGTTGTCTTTTATGAATACATGCACGACACCGCCAAGCTCGCAAAGGAAAAAAGCATCAAGAGCGTGATGATATCGAACGGCTATATCAAGGAAAAGCCGATGTCCGAGCTGTGCGAGCATCTGAGCGCGGTGAAGATCGATCTGAAAGCGTTCACCGAAAAATTCTATTCCGAAATGTGCAGCGGCAAGCTTCAGCCCGTGCTGGACACGCTGAAGTTGTTGAAAAAGAAAAAGATGTGGTTCGAGGTCGTCGTTCTCATTATCCCAACTCTCAACGACGATCCCGGGGAAATCGCCGATATGTGCGCATGGATTGTGACGGAACTGGGTCCCGATGTCCCGATCCATTTCACCCGCTACCATCCCACCTATAAGATAAAAAATTTGCCTCCCACCCCGATCCGCACGCTTGACCGCGCGCGTGAAATCGCGCGAAAGGCCGGTCTGAATTACTCATATGTCGGAAATGTGCCCGGCCATGAAGGGGAATCGACCTATTGCCCGAATTGCCAAAGAGCGGTTGTTCGGCGCGTCGGCTTCGGCATAGCGAGCGTTGAGCTCGAAAAGGGGAAATGCAAGCATTGCGGGTGGACAATCGCCGGTGTCTGGACCTGA
- a CDS encoding M6 family metalloprotease domain-containing protein: MVSLFHEGFITSGSAYSLQQEVEMVRRQAVTSLMLFLFIAFTAGGFAREASAMPPHPELLRKYREGKIAIPEFLKNPELLKSRGINVPPKKISALEHLFSEKRLSGPEGDFKALALLVDFSDNLSQVGAAYFDTLVFGTGTGTVRDFYTQVSYGSLTIVTVNLPSAVGWSRASQPYAYYTDGEYGLGTYPQNAQRLVEEVVDAANAVVDYSQYDNDGNGVVDALFVIHAGSGAELTGSTSDIWSHQWAISPRYKDGVYIYPYSMEPEYWYTPGDMTIGVYCHELGHVFGLPDLYDTDYSSQGIGRWSLMAGGSWNGTLGNSPAHPDAWSRIGLGFADATIVTQDFDGASIAAIENAGGDIYLLWDCGLFNDEFFLVENRQKIGYDAALPGAGLLIWHIDQAKTNNTRECLSQENCDCINHFLVALEQADGQLHLEKGLNSGDAGDCFPGSTNKRSFDLSTNPNSGSYIDCDSEVAVSNISNSATTMTADFAVCSTSGLTQITLTSPANGAGFSAPPTFEWSADGGSNNAFAVDASLSPTFSSYYSTYDDLGLRIYGTSWTVPLGVWNKIPAGSPVYWRVRGADLSIKPLDVVTSDQVWSFYKQ, from the coding sequence ATGGTTTCACTTTTTCATGAAGGTTTCATTACGAGCGGGTCCGCTTATTCACTTCAACAGGAGGTCGAAATGGTTCGGAGACAGGCGGTTACGAGTCTTATGTTGTTCCTTTTCATCGCTTTTACTGCGGGCGGTTTCGCACGCGAGGCATCCGCGATGCCGCCCCACCCCGAGCTCTTGCGCAAATACCGTGAGGGCAAGATTGCTATTCCCGAATTCCTGAAGAACCCCGAGTTGCTGAAAAGCCGGGGTATCAATGTGCCGCCGAAGAAAATCAGCGCCCTCGAACACCTTTTTTCAGAGAAGCGCCTGTCGGGGCCGGAGGGCGATTTCAAGGCGCTCGCTCTTCTGGTGGATTTCTCCGATAACCTCTCACAAGTTGGCGCCGCCTATTTCGACACGCTCGTCTTCGGTACCGGGACGGGCACGGTTAGGGATTTCTACACGCAGGTCTCTTACGGAAGCCTCACGATTGTGACGGTGAATCTGCCAAGCGCAGTGGGTTGGAGTCGTGCTTCGCAGCCCTATGCCTATTATACGGATGGCGAATATGGGCTCGGAACATATCCTCAAAACGCACAAAGGCTGGTCGAAGAAGTTGTCGATGCCGCCAACGCTGTTGTCGATTACTCTCAATATGATAATGACGGCAACGGCGTCGTCGATGCTCTCTTTGTCATACATGCCGGCAGCGGCGCGGAGCTCACAGGAAGCACGAGCGACATCTGGTCGCATCAGTGGGCAATCAGCCCGCGGTACAAGGACGGGGTTTACATTTACCCGTATTCGATGGAGCCGGAATACTGGTATACCCCGGGCGACATGACCATCGGCGTCTATTGCCACGAACTTGGCCACGTCTTCGGACTCCCCGACCTGTACGACACCGACTACAGCTCGCAGGGCATCGGCCGGTGGAGCCTGATGGCGGGCGGAAGCTGGAACGGGACGCTGGGCAATTCGCCCGCTCATCCCGACGCCTGGAGCCGGATCGGCCTCGGATTTGCAGATGCAACCATCGTGACGCAGGATTTTGACGGCGCCTCCATAGCGGCCATAGAAAATGCAGGCGGCGACATCTATCTTCTCTGGGACTGCGGCCTGTTTAATGACGAGTTCTTCCTCGTGGAGAACCGGCAGAAAATCGGCTATGACGCCGCCTTGCCGGGAGCTGGCCTGCTGATCTGGCACATCGACCAGGCCAAGACGAATAACACGCGCGAATGTCTCAGCCAGGAAAACTGTGACTGCATCAATCATTTTCTCGTGGCTCTTGAACAGGCGGACGGCCAACTTCACCTGGAAAAGGGTCTGAACTCGGGAGACGCCGGCGATTGCTTCCCCGGCTCGACAAACAAGCGCTCATTCGATCTCTCCACCAACCCCAACAGCGGTTCTTACATCGATTGTGATTCGGAGGTCGCCGTCTCCAACATCAGTAATTCCGCCACCACGATGACCGCCGATTTCGCCGTCTGCTCCACGTCTGGTCTAACACAGATTACGCTCACCTCCCCAGCCAACGGGGCCGGCTTCTCCGCGCCGCCTACGTTTGAATGGTCTGCGGACGGCGGCTCGAACAATGCGTTTGCCGTCGATGCGAGCCTGTCTCCGACCTTCTCCTCGTATTATTCGACATATGACGATCTTGGTCTGCGGATCTACGGAACGAGTTGGACAGTTCCGTTGGGTGTGTGGAACAAGATACCCGCGGGTTCACCGGTGTACTGGAGGGTTCGTGGAGCCGACCTGAGCATAAAGCCGCTAGATGTCGTCACCAGCGATCAGGTATGGTCGTTCTACAAGCAGTAA
- a CDS encoding sugar phosphate isomerase/epimerase, with amino-acid sequence MDFSLCCHSSVRFLNHVIMMYEAAPGAYFNFGDGGMNESAISLDFGLQSDLFWDPLNETAFEAAYKNGFRFFEIWGHVPWFDIYSASMANEVKKMASDCGMWIRSVHSPCEGGSDISSESTSTRRKSVSEVVLSIENCRKMGGTIVVVHPGGSLNSTDKTAQYEHDRRISNSIRSFEEIERIAADNGVRIAVENLCANDVGGSEKHFLRLLEALNPRIFGICFDSSHANINPGTFEMFRRVSHPIITTHLSDNHGAYDEHKPPFTASVDWNATIELILRNGYHGPWLLEVTNGGADPLEVLAVMRNSAEKLKELICRKEKNI; translated from the coding sequence ATGGATTTCTCATTATGTTGCCATTCGTCGGTTCGTTTTTTGAATCATGTTATTATGATGTATGAAGCTGCTCCTGGGGCATACTTCAACTTTGGAGATGGTGGAATGAACGAATCGGCGATATCTTTGGATTTCGGGTTGCAGTCCGATCTTTTTTGGGACCCATTGAATGAGACGGCTTTCGAGGCCGCATATAAGAACGGGTTTCGATTTTTTGAAATCTGGGGGCACGTGCCGTGGTTCGATATCTATTCTGCGTCGATGGCAAACGAGGTAAAGAAGATGGCGAGCGACTGCGGCATGTGGATTCGTTCGGTGCACTCGCCGTGCGAGGGGGGATCGGATATCTCGTCCGAAAGCACCTCCACCCGCAGAAAAAGCGTTTCCGAGGTCGTTCTCTCTATCGAGAACTGCCGGAAGATGGGAGGAACCATAGTGGTTGTCCATCCCGGTGGCTCGCTGAATTCAACGGACAAAACAGCGCAATACGAACACGATCGGCGCATCAGCAACAGCATACGCAGTTTTGAGGAGATCGAGAGAATCGCCGCGGATAATGGAGTCCGCATTGCCGTCGAGAACCTCTGCGCAAACGACGTTGGCGGAAGCGAGAAGCACTTTTTGCGCCTGCTCGAGGCCCTGAACCCGCGGATCTTCGGCATCTGCTTCGATTCCAGCCATGCTAATATAAACCCCGGCACGTTCGAGATGTTTCGGCGGGTCAGCCATCCGATCATCACGACGCACCTCTCAGACAATCATGGCGCCTATGACGAACACAAACCGCCTTTTACCGCTTCCGTGGACTGGAACGCCACAATAGAGCTGATCCTGCGCAACGGTTATCACGGACCGTGGCTGCTGGAAGTGACCAACGGAGGCGCCGATCCACTGGAGGTGCTCGCGGTGATGCGAAATTCGGCGGAAAAGCTGAAAGAGCTGATTTGCAGAAAAGAAAAAAATATTTAG
- a CDS encoding zinc ribbon domain-containing protein, with amino-acid sequence MPVYEFRCTACKKKFLEKLSVSQMEKGKRKCPKCGSRKTEKLITGFVPVTSKKS; translated from the coding sequence ATGCCGGTGTACGAATTCAGATGCACAGCGTGTAAAAAGAAATTCTTGGAGAAATTGTCCGTAAGCCAGATGGAAAAGGGGAAGCGGAAGTGCCCGAAATGCGGCAGCAGAAAGACGGAAAAACTCATTACCGGATTCGTTCCGGTTACATCGAAAAAGAGCTAA
- the gspN gene encoding type II secretion system protein GspN: MIGSMSGETVARKLYPENLLDNESRLSTTVKKLVSVILLVGALAFLAIFFARPYQRLERLTNQLLVERAPGLKLEGVDIRFPASITLTNLDIPVRLNKNERRLRIEKLSGNLSVLPLLKGILETEMDSDFLGGILWIQVRTKALPQNPGPGLPPLVFDARARRLDLVQVCSLLETPLPVTGRCDIDAEGTMQQNQIQSLRGSALLIGDHIEIPPVNSESVSLPANHSAEARAKMTFDQGKVLIQDFLLTGSAYDLSGTATVALEEPFENSPVDGSIGMIFKERFAITDRRLSGDSADSIADALVNSKSRVTFKVSGTLDSPGAEIDVASSLTPLMKHLAR, from the coding sequence GTGATCGGCTCTATGTCTGGTGAAACTGTTGCTCGAAAACTATATCCGGAAAACCTTCTCGATAATGAAAGCCGTCTGTCTACGACCGTGAAAAAGCTTGTATCGGTTATCCTGTTAGTCGGGGCGCTCGCGTTCCTCGCGATCTTTTTCGCGCGCCCCTATCAGCGGCTCGAGCGCCTGACAAACCAACTTCTTGTGGAACGAGCGCCGGGGCTGAAGCTCGAAGGCGTCGACATCCGGTTTCCCGCCTCCATTACTCTCACGAATCTCGATATCCCTGTCCGCTTAAACAAGAACGAGCGGCGGCTCCGCATCGAAAAACTCTCGGGCAACCTTTCGGTCCTGCCCCTCTTGAAAGGAATCCTGGAAACCGAAATGGATAGCGACTTTCTCGGAGGCATTCTCTGGATTCAAGTCCGCACAAAGGCGCTACCGCAAAATCCCGGCCCGGGCCTGCCTCCCTTGGTTTTCGATGCCCGCGCGAGGCGCCTCGACCTCGTACAGGTATGCTCGCTGCTGGAGACCCCGCTTCCCGTAACCGGCCGTTGCGATATAGATGCGGAAGGCACCATGCAGCAGAATCAAATTCAATCCTTGCGCGGATCGGCGCTGCTTATCGGAGACCATATAGAAATCCCGCCGGTCAACTCCGAATCCGTCTCGCTTCCCGCGAACCATTCCGCCGAAGCGAGGGCCAAAATGACGTTTGACCAGGGAAAAGTGCTCATCCAGGATTTTCTCCTTACCGGTTCAGCCTATGATCTCTCCGGGACCGCAACCGTTGCTCTTGAGGAACCATTTGAAAACAGTCCGGTTGACGGCTCGATCGGAATGATCTTCAAAGAACGATTTGCAATTACTGACCGCAGGTTATCAGGCGACAGCGCCGATAGTATTGCAGATGCCCTAGTAAACAGCAAAAGTCGCGTCACTTTTAAAGTTTCGGGAACCCTCGACAGCCCCGGCGCTGAAATCGATGTAGCCTCCTCACTCACCCCCCTCATGAAGCACCTCGCCCGTTAG
- a CDS encoding TetR/AcrR family transcriptional regulator, whose protein sequence is MGVIERKEREKQARRQAILDAARECFFRNGFDATTISHIAETVELSTGTLYLYFRNKEEIYVSILEEGLDILYTLMKKSEPPHATAREIVQGYANAYYQFYTDYGQYFDIMFFLRRPDKQILLEGELKEKLERKSLKCLSLLESAIKQGIAEGDYRVVNPYEASRVLWGTMNGLMLIHEKRTEEITKQKLPRLIQVAVSLLLDGIRAKKD, encoded by the coding sequence ATGGGGGTAATCGAGCGAAAAGAACGCGAGAAACAGGCGCGCAGGCAGGCCATTCTTGATGCCGCCCGCGAATGCTTTTTCAGGAATGGATTTGATGCGACCACGATCTCGCACATCGCCGAGACGGTGGAGCTGAGCACCGGCACGCTGTACCTCTATTTCAGGAACAAAGAGGAGATCTACGTTTCCATCCTCGAGGAAGGTCTTGACATCCTGTATACCCTGATGAAGAAGTCGGAACCTCCTCATGCAACGGCGAGGGAAATAGTGCAGGGCTACGCGAATGCGTACTATCAGTTCTATACCGATTACGGTCAGTACTTCGACATCATGTTCTTTCTCAGGAGGCCGGATAAACAGATTTTGCTGGAGGGCGAGCTCAAAGAGAAACTCGAGCGGAAATCGCTCAAATGTCTTTCACTTTTGGAGTCAGCGATCAAGCAGGGAATAGCCGAAGGCGATTATCGCGTCGTGAACCCGTACGAGGCGAGCCGGGTGCTTTGGGGGACGATGAACGGGTTGATGCTCATCCATGAAAAGAGAACGGAAGAAATAACCAAGCAGAAACTGCCTCGACTCATCCAGGTCGCGGTTTCACTGCTGCTCGACGGGATCAGGGCCAAAAAAGACTGA